In Gemmatimonadaceae bacterium, one DNA window encodes the following:
- a CDS encoding histone deacetylase, protein MLHVWSSARYTFPLPGGHRFPIEKYAMIRDQVLAEGITRSDHLHDHPGRASVEDLLRVHTSRYVNAITGGTLTVAEQRLIGLPWSSELAERSLRATGSTCEAALHALDAGIAMTLAGGTHHAFADHGEGYCIFNDVVVATRMLRARRRITRVAVIDLDVHQGNGTHELFTDDADAFTFSMHGRKNYPFRKIAGSLDIELDDGVGDDVYLALLENALPGVIGSANPDLVFYLAGSDTHEGDRLGRMKLTFDGLLRRDVMVFESCRAVGIPVVAAVAGGYGNYIGDTVQVHVNTARVASTYA, encoded by the coding sequence GTGCTTCACGTATGGAGCTCCGCGCGATACACATTTCCGCTGCCCGGGGGGCACCGGTTTCCGATCGAGAAATACGCGATGATCCGGGATCAGGTGCTCGCGGAAGGGATCACCCGGTCCGATCACCTGCACGATCATCCCGGCCGCGCATCCGTCGAAGACCTGCTGCGGGTACACACGAGCCGGTACGTCAACGCAATCACCGGTGGAACTCTCACTGTTGCGGAACAGCGGCTCATCGGGCTGCCCTGGTCGAGCGAGCTTGCCGAGCGTTCGCTGCGAGCGACGGGTTCGACATGCGAGGCCGCACTGCACGCGCTCGATGCCGGCATTGCAATGACGCTTGCTGGAGGTACTCACCACGCATTCGCCGATCACGGCGAGGGTTACTGCATTTTCAACGATGTGGTCGTCGCGACCCGGATGCTACGGGCGCGACGACGAATCACGCGAGTGGCAGTAATCGATCTCGACGTTCACCAGGGCAACGGAACTCATGAGCTGTTCACGGACGACGCTGATGCGTTCACGTTCAGCATGCATGGGCGAAAGAACTATCCGTTCAGAAAGATCGCGGGTTCGCTCGATATAGAACTGGACGACGGTGTCGGTGACGACGTGTATCTCGCCCTGCTCGAGAATGCATTGCCGGGCGTAATCGGATCTGCAAATCCGGACCTGGTTTTTTACCTCGCCGGCTCCGACACCCATGAAGGCGATCGGCTTGGCAGAATGAAACTGACGTTCGACGGATTGCTGCGGCGGGATGTGATGGTGTTCGAAAGTTGCCGGGCTGTTGGAATTCCTGTCGTCGCCGCAGTCGCGGGCGGGTATGGGAACTACATTGGAGACACCGTGCAGGTCCACGTCAACACTGCGCGGGTCGCGAGTACCTACGCCTGA
- a CDS encoding PDZ domain-containing protein — protein MKHILLTLTTLTASVFFAIDAFAQGPPRAETAARAQTGSQVSMPISAIRYDVTFDSTTALSRTIAVRMSFTTSSAGEVLLSLPSWTPGSYTIGNFARYVSRFGARSGLDSLDWDKTDPDTWRIQAAGPGNVTVAFDYRADSLDTALSWTRPNFAFFNGTNLFLYPEGQGTDFVATVSVRTEPAWRVITGMTSTGSPRTYAASSYHDLVDMPFFVGRFDVDSAQAAGKQFRIATYPIGSVTPAVRTVMFSQMSKIVPQQAAIFGEVPWNTYTLLQVSDPDFPSGAAAGLEHQNSHLDIVSPIVVGNPALASLYAHEVFHAWNVKRLRPADLVPYVYDRPQPTPLLWISEGVTDYYADLTGVRARVITPEGFYAATIAKIENVRQAIPTALEDASLSAWISPVNGTSDLYYDKGSLAGLLLDIAIRDASDNQRSLDTVMRELYGSTYKRGLGFSNSDWWTSVSRAAGGRSFAEFERRYVDGRDPFPYDSILPLAGLRLLVESSVQPSLGVSVSADDQGARVVQVIVGGPGNTAGVKLGDYLVSIGGLTVSDPTFAQKFNDKYAAVPPGGTIAVQVRRGTEMLTFTAPAKFTTSERRRLIAVTNATVKAVRIRNGLLNGAGWAGGAAPR, from the coding sequence GTGAAACACATCCTGCTGACCCTTACCACGCTCACGGCGTCCGTATTTTTCGCCATCGATGCTTTCGCGCAGGGCCCGCCGCGCGCTGAGACGGCGGCCCGCGCCCAGACGGGCTCCCAGGTCTCGATGCCAATCTCGGCAATCCGCTACGATGTCACATTCGATTCGACGACGGCTCTCTCGCGTACCATCGCCGTCAGGATGTCGTTCACCACGAGTTCCGCCGGAGAGGTTCTGCTGTCCCTGCCGTCGTGGACACCTGGATCATATACGATCGGCAACTTCGCCAGGTATGTCTCCCGCTTCGGAGCGCGGTCGGGATTGGATTCGCTCGACTGGGACAAGACTGACCCGGACACGTGGCGCATCCAGGCGGCGGGACCGGGTAACGTGACGGTGGCGTTCGACTATCGTGCGGATTCTCTCGACACCGCGCTGTCGTGGACCAGGCCCAACTTCGCCTTTTTCAACGGGACGAATCTGTTTCTGTATCCCGAGGGGCAGGGAACCGACTTCGTGGCGACGGTGAGTGTGAGAACCGAGCCGGCCTGGCGGGTGATTACCGGAATGACGTCCACTGGCTCGCCGCGCACTTACGCTGCCTCGAGCTACCACGATCTGGTGGATATGCCTTTTTTCGTCGGCCGCTTCGACGTTGACAGTGCTCAGGCCGCCGGGAAGCAATTCCGCATCGCGACCTACCCAATTGGAAGCGTAACACCCGCGGTCCGCACAGTCATGTTCAGCCAGATGTCGAAGATCGTCCCTCAGCAAGCTGCGATTTTCGGTGAAGTGCCCTGGAATACCTACACGCTTCTTCAGGTCTCCGACCCTGATTTCCCGAGCGGCGCCGCTGCCGGGCTGGAGCATCAGAACTCGCATCTCGACATCGTCTCGCCAATAGTCGTTGGCAACCCCGCGCTGGCATCTCTTTACGCGCACGAAGTTTTTCATGCCTGGAACGTGAAGCGCCTGCGGCCTGCAGACCTCGTGCCCTACGTGTATGACAGGCCACAGCCAACTCCGCTGCTGTGGATCAGCGAAGGTGTCACCGACTATTATGCAGATCTTACCGGAGTGCGTGCGAGGGTCATCACGCCTGAGGGGTTTTATGCAGCCACGATAGCAAAGATCGAAAACGTGCGTCAGGCAATTCCAACTGCGCTCGAGGATGCGTCGCTGTCGGCCTGGATCAGCCCGGTGAACGGAACGTCGGACCTCTACTACGACAAGGGCTCGCTCGCCGGTCTGCTTCTGGACATCGCAATCCGTGATGCAAGCGACAACCAGCGATCGCTCGACACCGTGATGCGGGAATTGTATGGGAGCACATATAAACGTGGCCTGGGTTTTTCGAACTCGGATTGGTGGACATCTGTCTCGCGGGCAGCCGGAGGCAGATCGTTTGCGGAGTTCGAGCGGCGGTACGTTGATGGGCGCGACCCGTTTCCATATGACAGCATTCTGCCGCTCGCAGGGTTGCGGCTGCTTGTCGAATCGTCGGTGCAGCCCTCTCTCGGTGTTTCCGTCTCGGCGGACGATCAAGGTGCACGTGTAGTGCAGGTCATAGTTGGCGGTCCTGGTAACACCGCTGGCGTGAAGCTCGGGGATTATCTGGTGTCGATCGGAGGACTTACGGTCTCAGATCCGACCTTCGCGCAAAAGTTCAATGACAAGTACGCGGCCGTTCCGCCGGGCGGAACGATCGCGGTGCAAGTGAGACGAGGCACCGAGATGCTGACGTTCACGGCGCCGGCGAAGTTCACGACGTCGGAACGCAGGCGGCTGATCGCAGTGACGAATGCCACTGTGAAGGCGGTAAGGATTCGCAACGGATTGCTGAATGGGGCCGGATGGGCAGGTGGCGCCGCGCCCCGGTGA
- a CDS encoding aminopeptidase P family protein → MTASAATAPVSSQVPAAEYTARRSALIQGLPDGIVLALGSAAPVEDYINFFQNSPFSYLTGFSEPDAALVMVVRKGAVAGKPIIFVAPSNPAREVWEGRRLGVQGAIAKYGFDARPSSALPSVIDSLYASGAAKALHVVGDYRANREIMTRDDQLVSAIAGRNQGVTAQSITARVNAGRRVKSAAELGFIRKAVAITVDAHREAMHAMEPGMNEFEIQALVEYTFRRNGADRPGFGSILGSGPNSTTLHYNANDRFIERDDVIVMDIGAAYLGYSADITRTIPADGTFSPVQRDIYTAVRDAQAAAERVAAVNKPYAALVSAAQASLSASLARIGLIEAAGATYDCGAPGTQPCSQLSLFYMHGLGHPIGLDVHDPGEDNLVAGSAFTIEPGIYVRENLLDIIPKTPRNLAMIARIRPAVEKYRNIGVRIEDDYIVTPAGVEWISKAPREIPEIEAIMREPWTGPSSRDAGKVEWYRATGR, encoded by the coding sequence ATGACCGCGTCCGCGGCAACAGCGCCCGTGTCGTCGCAGGTTCCGGCTGCTGAATACACGGCCCGTCGGTCGGCCCTCATCCAGGGTTTGCCCGACGGGATCGTGCTCGCCCTCGGTTCCGCAGCACCGGTGGAAGACTACATCAATTTCTTCCAGAACTCTCCATTCAGCTACCTCACCGGATTCAGTGAGCCGGATGCCGCGCTGGTGATGGTAGTGCGCAAAGGCGCAGTGGCCGGGAAGCCCATCATTTTCGTCGCGCCGAGCAATCCTGCTCGTGAAGTGTGGGAGGGACGGCGGCTGGGGGTTCAGGGAGCGATTGCAAAGTATGGATTCGATGCAAGACCATCGTCCGCATTGCCCTCGGTTATCGATTCACTCTACGCCTCCGGTGCCGCCAAAGCGCTGCATGTCGTTGGAGATTATCGCGCCAATCGGGAGATAATGACGCGCGACGATCAGCTCGTATCCGCGATCGCTGGCCGCAACCAGGGCGTAACCGCGCAATCGATTACCGCGAGAGTCAACGCTGGCCGCAGAGTGAAAAGCGCGGCGGAGCTCGGATTTATCCGGAAAGCGGTCGCGATCACCGTCGATGCGCATCGCGAGGCGATGCACGCGATGGAACCGGGCATGAACGAGTTCGAGATTCAGGCACTCGTCGAATACACCTTTCGGCGGAATGGCGCGGACCGGCCGGGGTTCGGATCGATACTCGGTTCCGGACCGAATTCGACCACTCTTCACTATAACGCCAACGACCGTTTCATCGAGCGCGACGACGTCATCGTCATGGATATCGGCGCTGCCTACCTCGGCTACTCGGCCGATATTACGAGGACGATTCCGGCCGACGGCACATTCTCTCCGGTTCAGCGGGACATTTACACAGCCGTTCGTGACGCGCAGGCCGCAGCTGAACGTGTAGCGGCAGTGAACAAACCCTACGCAGCCCTCGTCTCGGCGGCTCAGGCCTCGTTGTCGGCATCTCTGGCGCGGATAGGGCTGATTGAAGCTGCAGGCGCGACGTACGATTGCGGCGCCCCCGGGACCCAACCATGCAGCCAGCTGTCACTGTTCTACATGCACGGGCTTGGACACCCGATAGGTCTGGATGTGCACGATCCGGGTGAGGACAATCTTGTTGCCGGAAGCGCTTTTACCATCGAGCCCGGGATTTACGTGCGCGAGAATCTGCTCGACATCATTCCGAAGACACCGCGCAACCTGGCGATGATTGCGAGAATTCGCCCCGCCGTGGAAAAGTACCGGAACATCGGCGTACGGATCGAGGACGACTACATCGTTACGCCGGCCGGCGTTGAGTGGATATCGAAAGCGCCACGGGAGATTCCGGAGATCGAGGCAATCATGCGCGAGCCCTGGACCGGACCCAGCTCGCGGGATGCAGGCAAAGTGGAATGGTACCGGGCTACCGGGCGTTAA
- a CDS encoding acyl-CoA dehydrogenase gives MTTDLEVARTALTVLSEEEEMFRDAVAGFAEESVRPIVMEMENAAKISPSLIPKYFELGLMGIEVPEEYGGAGGSLFMVTLAIEAISRVDASAAILCDVQNTLVNYPINRYGTELQKSKYLPRLTSDTVGAYALSESGSGSDAFGLACRADKQGDKWILNGQKLWITNGAEAGIYVVFANANPSSGYKGITAFIVEREFRGFSVGKKEDKLGIRASSTVELLLDDCEVPEENVLGPVGQGYKIAIETLNEGRIGIGAQMIGVAQGALDAAVRYLNERKQFGKALSEFQGVQFQVAQAATELEAARLMVYNASRLKDAGRDIAREGAMAKLFASQVCERVTSLCVELFGGYGYTRDYPVEKFYRDAKIGAIYEGTSNMQLQTIAKAVLKR, from the coding sequence ATGACGACCGATCTCGAAGTCGCGCGCACCGCGCTGACAGTTCTCTCCGAAGAGGAAGAGATGTTCCGCGACGCGGTTGCAGGTTTTGCCGAGGAATCCGTGCGGCCGATCGTGATGGAGATGGAAAATGCGGCGAAGATTTCGCCATCGCTGATCCCGAAATACTTCGAGCTCGGTCTTATGGGAATCGAAGTCCCCGAGGAATACGGCGGTGCTGGCGGATCGTTGTTCATGGTGACGCTCGCTATCGAGGCTATCAGCCGTGTCGATGCGTCCGCGGCGATCCTCTGCGACGTACAGAACACTCTCGTCAATTATCCGATAAACCGCTACGGCACTGAATTACAGAAGTCGAAGTATCTGCCGCGTCTTACATCCGACACCGTCGGCGCGTATGCACTATCCGAATCCGGCTCGGGATCTGACGCATTTGGCCTGGCCTGCCGCGCCGACAAACAGGGTGACAAGTGGATCCTCAACGGCCAGAAGTTGTGGATCACCAACGGCGCCGAGGCCGGGATTTACGTGGTGTTTGCGAACGCCAACCCGTCGTCCGGATACAAGGGGATTACAGCTTTTATCGTCGAGCGGGAGTTCAGGGGATTCAGCGTTGGCAAGAAGGAAGACAAGCTGGGTATACGCGCCTCGAGCACTGTTGAGCTTCTACTCGACGATTGTGAAGTCCCGGAGGAAAATGTCCTCGGGCCGGTTGGCCAGGGCTACAAGATCGCAATCGAGACGCTCAACGAAGGACGTATCGGGATCGGCGCACAGATGATCGGCGTCGCGCAGGGTGCCCTCGACGCCGCGGTACGATATCTCAATGAGCGGAAGCAATTCGGGAAAGCGCTGTCCGAGTTTCAGGGTGTCCAGTTCCAGGTGGCCCAGGCGGCAACCGAGCTCGAGGCGGCACGTCTCATGGTGTACAATGCATCGCGCCTCAAGGATGCTGGCCGCGACATCGCCCGTGAGGGTGCAATGGCAAAATTATTCGCGTCGCAGGTTTGCGAACGTGTGACCTCACTTTGCGTCGAGCTCTTCGGCGGATACGGATACACGAGGGATTATCCGGTCGAGAAGTTCTACCGTGACGCGAAGATCGGCGCGATCTACGAGGGCACGTCCAACATGCAGCTGCAGACGATCGCCAAAGCAGTTCTGAAGCGTTGA
- a CDS encoding CbiX/SirB N-terminal domain-containing protein: MKAILLVDHGSRKREANDMLVCMANLVQAMAGPDVIVRLAHMELSEPSIGAGFSSCVEAGATEVTVFPYMLSPGRHSTSDIPRIVAETARTHPSVTFTVTPAFGVHEKLGEIILGRAGIPTAPGLASINADQCWDPACSQTLCGDACRAKQPAAAEDMWSTNLR; the protein is encoded by the coding sequence ATGAAAGCAATTCTCCTTGTCGATCACGGATCGCGCAAACGTGAGGCGAACGACATGCTCGTCTGCATGGCTAATCTCGTTCAGGCCATGGCGGGCCCGGATGTCATCGTCCGGCTGGCGCACATGGAGTTGTCTGAACCATCCATCGGTGCCGGTTTCAGCAGCTGCGTCGAAGCCGGCGCTACAGAAGTCACGGTCTTCCCCTACATGCTGTCGCCGGGCCGGCATTCGACATCCGACATTCCACGGATAGTTGCTGAGACGGCCCGAACTCATCCCAGCGTCACATTCACTGTCACTCCGGCATTCGGAGTGCATGAAAAACTCGGCGAAATAATACTCGGTCGCGCTGGTATCCCCACCGCGCCCGGGCTTGCCTCGATTAATGCCGACCAATGCTGGGATCCTGCATGCTCCCAGACTCTCTGTGGAGACGCCTGTCGCGCGAAACAACCTGCTGCCGCGGAGGATATGTGGAGCACCAACCTGCGATGA
- a CDS encoding AarF/UbiB family protein, with translation MAHLRTFVIIRRLLPLAFSFARDFRRWIVAGGSTPRDAVFHQRRALQLVTTLVSLGPTFVKLAQVFGSRPDVVPEPYLTALGSLTDQVPAVPFEDIERELVASYGQHPDEIFEGLGREPLAAGSLGQVYRARHDGAEVVVKVLRPNVESLVAMDIRAVRRLIDIVSARWSNPHLTAFRVVVDEFALRIGEEMDFRQEAAYATAIGESFAGNPRVLIPRIVPALTRQRVVVMEYMQGTRVDALAPLIADGLVKGEQVVEAVVEAYIQMMLVDGLFHADPHAGNLLVTDDGRLVLLDFGMVVRVDPTLRQQLIRTALAAVSRDADGVIKGFFELGIVEPGTDVTVIRRLVDVLLQMAFEGIASAEIANRMLTDRTLADDVMRTIYDWPIVLRGELVFFGRAVALIEGIGARYVPRFNPVNFAGPLILRHRRAFFAAMGSDTIAREHIAVLIAQLAGDIGRVILHATRQIAGVVASGLPALLAPFSAWVDPPKQIPPAHLPPLSPASPSEHLPVI, from the coding sequence GTGGCTCATCTCCGCACGTTCGTCATCATACGGCGCCTGCTGCCGTTAGCGTTTTCCTTTGCTCGCGATTTCCGCCGATGGATCGTCGCTGGCGGTTCAACACCGCGCGATGCCGTATTCCATCAGCGTCGAGCCCTGCAACTCGTCACGACCCTCGTCTCACTCGGCCCCACCTTCGTAAAGCTCGCGCAGGTCTTTGGCTCCCGCCCCGACGTCGTACCGGAACCATACCTCACCGCACTCGGCTCGCTCACCGACCAGGTGCCCGCAGTTCCCTTCGAGGACATTGAGCGTGAACTCGTCGCGAGCTACGGACAACACCCCGATGAGATCTTCGAAGGGCTCGGACGCGAGCCGCTCGCCGCAGGGTCACTTGGCCAGGTCTATCGTGCGCGACACGACGGCGCCGAAGTCGTCGTCAAGGTTTTGCGCCCGAATGTGGAAAGCCTCGTCGCCATGGACATCCGCGCCGTTCGTCGCCTGATCGATATTGTCTCCGCCCGCTGGTCGAATCCGCATCTCACCGCGTTCCGCGTCGTTGTCGATGAGTTTGCGCTGCGCATCGGTGAGGAGATGGACTTTCGGCAGGAGGCAGCGTACGCAACGGCCATCGGTGAAAGCTTCGCCGGTAATCCACGCGTCCTCATTCCCCGAATCGTCCCTGCACTTACCCGTCAGCGCGTCGTCGTGATGGAGTACATGCAGGGCACCCGCGTCGACGCACTCGCCCCGCTCATTGCAGATGGCCTTGTCAAAGGCGAGCAGGTTGTCGAAGCTGTCGTAGAGGCCTACATCCAGATGATGCTTGTCGACGGACTATTTCACGCCGACCCACACGCCGGGAATCTCCTCGTCACCGATGATGGCAGGCTTGTGTTGCTCGACTTCGGAATGGTGGTTCGGGTTGATCCGACGCTCCGTCAGCAACTCATCCGAACCGCCCTTGCGGCAGTGTCGCGTGACGCAGATGGGGTCATCAAAGGGTTCTTCGAGCTTGGCATTGTAGAGCCTGGAACCGATGTTACTGTCATCCGCCGGCTGGTCGACGTGTTGCTGCAGATGGCGTTCGAAGGGATTGCGTCAGCTGAGATTGCGAATCGAATGCTTACCGATCGCACGCTTGCGGACGACGTGATGCGGACAATCTATGACTGGCCGATCGTGCTGAGGGGAGAGCTGGTGTTCTTCGGCCGCGCCGTGGCGCTGATTGAAGGCATCGGCGCACGGTACGTGCCGCGGTTCAATCCGGTGAACTTTGCCGGCCCACTGATTTTGCGTCACCGCCGGGCGTTCTTCGCGGCGATGGGAAGCGATACGATCGCCCGTGAGCACATCGCGGTTCTCATTGCGCAACTGGCCGGCGACATAGGCCGCGTGATCCTCCACGCGACTCGGCAGATTGCGGGAGTGGTCGCAAGCGGCCTGCCCGCGCTGCTGGCCCCATTCAGCGCCTGGGTCGACCCGCCGAAGCAAATTCCCCCGGCGCACCTGCCTCCACTTTCCCCTGCCTCGCCTTCCGAACATCTTCCAGTGATATGA
- a CDS encoding bifunctional homocysteine S-methyltransferase/methylenetetrahydrofolate reductase, protein MTDRTYLVQRLLDPQQVIVFDGAMGTMLYSRGVFINQCYDELNLRSPDLVRAVHAEYVKAGADVVETNTFGASRTKLTPYGLESQVIEINRAAATLAREAAGDNVLVAGAVGPLGIRLEPYGPTSLEEAREIFAEQLRGLKDGGADFFLLETFGDLSEIEQAILAARLVDQGMPVIAQMTIGVDCLTPFGDSAEDIAQSLDAFGADILGLNCSVGPQTILEAIEKMTRVTRRKLSAQPNAGMPREVGGRSMYMASPEYMGTYAAHLVRGGSRIVGGCCGTTPEHIAAMVEGIRPLSPRQARVPMRKAVGLGGSAAPPGDKGVDPIPLEQRSRFGGKLARGEFLTSVEIVPPRGVDASKMLRDTEALKLAGVDAVNVPDGPRAQSRMGALLTSLLIEQKVGIETVTHYCCRDRNLLGMLSDLLGASAIGLRNMLIITGDPPKMGPYPNATAVFDIDAIGLTNLVNKLNHGLDPGGNSIGAPTCFTIGVGVNPGAIDLTHELRRFTWKVEAGAEYAITQPVFDVEQLEAFLEKLDGNRIPIIAGIWPLVSVRNAEFLANEVPGVTVPDHVISRMRRANDKSKEHGVQEGIAIAREMLDRVRPSVQGVQVSAPFGKVELALEVFKETLTGSAA, encoded by the coding sequence ATGACAGACCGCACATACCTCGTCCAGCGGCTTCTGGATCCACAGCAGGTCATCGTCTTCGACGGCGCGATGGGAACCATGCTCTACTCCCGCGGCGTGTTCATCAATCAGTGTTATGACGAGCTCAACCTCCGTTCACCAGATCTCGTTCGGGCAGTTCACGCCGAGTATGTGAAAGCCGGCGCAGATGTAGTTGAGACGAACACTTTCGGCGCGAGCCGCACCAAGCTCACACCCTACGGACTCGAATCGCAGGTAATCGAGATAAACCGCGCCGCCGCTACGCTCGCTCGTGAAGCTGCCGGCGACAACGTGCTCGTCGCCGGAGCTGTCGGCCCACTGGGAATCCGCCTCGAGCCATACGGTCCCACGTCACTCGAAGAAGCACGCGAAATTTTCGCTGAGCAGCTGCGGGGACTGAAAGACGGTGGCGCAGATTTCTTCCTGCTCGAAACGTTTGGCGATCTTTCCGAAATCGAACAGGCAATTCTTGCTGCGCGATTGGTCGACCAGGGAATGCCGGTGATAGCCCAGATGACGATTGGCGTAGACTGCCTTACGCCCTTCGGTGACTCCGCCGAGGATATCGCGCAGTCGCTCGATGCATTCGGTGCTGACATTCTCGGGCTCAACTGTTCAGTGGGCCCGCAGACGATTCTCGAGGCAATCGAGAAAATGACTCGTGTCACGAGGCGCAAGCTCAGCGCTCAGCCGAACGCAGGAATGCCTCGTGAAGTCGGGGGGCGCAGCATGTACATGGCGAGTCCCGAATACATGGGGACCTACGCCGCTCACCTGGTTCGGGGAGGCTCGCGAATCGTCGGTGGATGCTGCGGAACAACACCTGAACACATCGCGGCAATGGTCGAAGGCATTCGACCGCTTTCTCCCCGTCAGGCGAGAGTGCCGATGAGGAAAGCGGTCGGCCTGGGAGGTAGCGCCGCGCCACCCGGCGACAAGGGGGTGGATCCCATCCCTCTCGAGCAACGATCGCGCTTTGGCGGAAAGCTCGCGCGCGGTGAGTTCCTCACTTCTGTAGAGATCGTCCCGCCCCGCGGCGTCGACGCGAGCAAGATGCTCCGCGACACAGAAGCTCTCAAGCTCGCGGGAGTAGATGCCGTCAATGTCCCCGATGGTCCCCGCGCGCAAAGTCGTATGGGAGCCCTTTTAACCAGCCTGCTGATCGAGCAGAAAGTCGGCATCGAAACGGTCACCCACTACTGCTGCCGCGACCGCAACCTGCTCGGCATGCTCTCCGACCTGCTGGGGGCATCTGCAATCGGGCTCCGGAACATGCTCATCATCACCGGCGATCCGCCGAAAATGGGACCATACCCGAATGCCACCGCGGTATTTGACATCGACGCGATCGGCCTCACCAATCTCGTCAACAAGCTGAACCACGGCCTCGACCCGGGCGGCAATTCCATCGGCGCACCAACCTGCTTCACGATTGGCGTTGGTGTGAACCCCGGCGCGATCGATCTCACTCACGAGCTCCGGCGCTTCACGTGGAAAGTCGAAGCTGGGGCCGAGTACGCGATTACGCAGCCGGTGTTCGACGTGGAACAGCTCGAGGCGTTCCTGGAGAAGCTCGATGGCAACAGGATTCCGATCATTGCGGGAATCTGGCCTCTAGTCTCAGTGCGTAACGCTGAATTTCTCGCCAACGAGGTTCCCGGCGTCACCGTTCCCGATCACGTCATATCGCGCATGCGCCGCGCGAATGACAAGTCGAAGGAGCACGGAGTTCAGGAAGGAATCGCTATCGCCCGCGAAATGCTCGATCGAGTGCGCCCCTCGGTGCAGGGAGTCCAGGTTTCGGCGCCATTCGGCAAGGTCGAACTGGCGCTGGAAGTCTTCAAAGAGACGCTGACCGGCAGCGCGGCTTAA